A DNA window from Paenibacillus andongensis contains the following coding sequences:
- a CDS encoding proline--tRNA ligase gives MRQQRLLNPTLRDIPGDAEAASHRLMLRAGFIRQLSSGIYSYLPLGLKALHNIQQIVREEMDAAGAQEMLMPALHPSELWKASGRWDVYGPELMRLEDRNGREFALGATHEEVITTIVKDEIHSYKKLPVTLYQIQTKYRDERRPRFGLLRGREFLMKDAYSFDRTESGLDASYQSMYNAYVNIFTRCGLEFRAVEADSGAIGGTDTHEFMALADIGEDTIVHCNSCQYAANIEKAIGVIPEHLISDTISPTSQPVKIHTPQVTSIKQLSQFLQIKANQIIKSVALQVNGAPVIVLLRGDYELNEIKLKQAIGTDDEVSMLSEAEIEKLGSIAGFIGPIGLQHVRIIADSSIKGLKDAVVGANERDFHLVHVEVDRDLGAITYHDVHNVAQGELCTHCGHELSFAKGIELGHVFKLGTKYSRSLGATFSDENGVSEPIIMGCYGIGVSRVLAAIIEQNYDERGIIWPESITPFTIHLLTVHVQDEVQMKLSEEIYTTLIRAGYSVLWDDRDERPGVKFNDSDLLGFPLRITVGKKASERVVECKERRDGSQYERSVEHILTHCHSLFQSGGRSSHE, from the coding sequence ATGAGACAACAACGATTGCTTAACCCAACCTTGCGAGATATTCCGGGAGATGCGGAAGCAGCGAGCCACCGACTCATGCTGCGAGCGGGATTCATACGACAGCTCTCCAGCGGTATTTATTCTTATTTACCCTTGGGTCTTAAAGCCCTGCACAACATACAACAAATTGTCCGGGAGGAAATGGATGCAGCCGGTGCACAGGAAATGCTTATGCCAGCACTCCACCCTTCCGAATTATGGAAAGCCTCAGGCCGATGGGATGTCTATGGTCCCGAGTTGATGCGTCTGGAAGATCGGAACGGCCGAGAATTTGCACTTGGAGCTACCCATGAAGAAGTCATCACGACGATCGTGAAAGACGAGATTCATTCCTACAAGAAGCTGCCTGTCACGTTATATCAGATTCAAACGAAGTATCGCGATGAACGCAGACCCCGATTCGGTCTGCTCCGTGGACGTGAGTTCCTCATGAAGGATGCCTATTCCTTCGACCGGACGGAAAGCGGACTAGATGCTAGTTATCAAAGTATGTATAACGCTTATGTTAACATTTTCACACGATGCGGATTAGAGTTCCGAGCGGTTGAAGCCGACTCCGGCGCTATCGGCGGTACGGACACCCATGAATTCATGGCCCTTGCTGATATTGGTGAGGATACCATCGTCCACTGCAACTCCTGCCAATATGCAGCGAATATTGAAAAAGCAATCGGAGTTATACCGGAACATCTGATATCCGATACCATTTCACCAACTTCACAACCCGTGAAGATTCACACACCGCAAGTGACAAGCATTAAGCAGCTTAGTCAATTTCTACAAATAAAAGCCAATCAGATCATTAAATCTGTTGCTTTACAAGTAAATGGAGCGCCAGTTATTGTCCTCCTACGAGGCGATTATGAATTAAATGAGATCAAGCTGAAGCAAGCCATTGGAACTGATGACGAGGTCTCCATGCTTTCTGAAGCAGAAATAGAGAAGTTAGGATCCATTGCCGGATTTATCGGTCCAATTGGACTTCAGCATGTGAGAATTATCGCTGATTCTTCTATCAAGGGCTTGAAGGATGCTGTTGTTGGAGCCAATGAGCGCGATTTCCATCTGGTTCATGTGGAGGTCGACCGGGACCTCGGAGCAATTACTTATCATGACGTACACAATGTCGCCCAAGGTGAGTTATGTACCCATTGTGGGCACGAACTCTCTTTTGCTAAAGGGATAGAGCTTGGCCACGTATTTAAGCTCGGTACCAAGTACAGCCGTTCCCTTGGCGCAACTTTCAGCGATGAGAACGGTGTTTCCGAGCCCATCATTATGGGCTGCTATGGCATTGGAGTCTCACGTGTGCTAGCTGCCATTATCGAGCAAAACTATGATGAACGAGGCATTATATGGCCTGAGTCCATTACGCCTTTTACCATTCATCTACTGACCGTGCATGTTCAGGATGAAGTTCAAATGAAATTATCCGAAGAGATTTATACGACGTTAATTAGGGCAGGCTACTCTGTCCTATGGGATGATCGAGATGAGCGTCCTGGCGTCAAATTCAATGATTCAGATCTACTCGGCTTCCCTTTGCGAATAACTGTCGGCAAGAAAGCAAGTGAGCGAGTTGTAGAATGTAAAGAACGCCGAGATGGTAGTCAATATGAACGATCTGTAGAGCATATACTTACGCATTGTCATTCCTTATTCCAATCAGGAGGTCGATCTTCCCATGAGTGA
- a CDS encoding glutamate-5-semialdehyde dehydrogenase encodes MSEVVQKSKLAKQAAQTMGNLTTEQKNAALLLMADSLVTEQQAIIEANAKDLQRGKELGTSASLLDRLALNESRIAAIAEGLRQIAELPDPIGDTLEAFDRPNGLRIRKLRVPLGVIGIIYEARPNVTVDAAGLCLKTGNAVVLRGGSSALFSNEKIVEVLHGALSRSAIPADALQLILSADRSSVDEMLKLNGLIDVLIPRGGHSLIQNVVNNASVPVIETGAGVCHTFIDESAQLDMAVRIGINAKAQRPSVCNSMETLLVHESIAEKHLSAIAEAFQGAHVALKGNERARELVPNMQVAEIEDWKTEYGDYILNIKVVKDLDEALAHIREYGTMHSECIVTEDAANAERFLQEVDAAAVYHNASTRFTDGFEFGFGAEIGISTQKLHARGPMGLPALTSTKYRVYGSGQIRE; translated from the coding sequence ATGAGTGAAGTCGTTCAAAAATCTAAATTAGCCAAACAAGCTGCCCAGACGATGGGTAATCTGACAACTGAACAAAAGAATGCGGCACTCCTCCTTATGGCAGATAGCCTTGTAACGGAGCAGCAGGCGATTATCGAAGCGAATGCCAAAGATTTGCAGCGAGGCAAAGAACTAGGCACAAGCGCTTCCCTACTCGATCGTTTAGCCCTAAATGAATCCCGAATCGCAGCTATTGCTGAAGGTCTGCGCCAAATAGCCGAGCTCCCTGATCCAATTGGGGATACTTTGGAAGCATTTGATCGTCCAAACGGTCTGCGTATTCGTAAGCTCCGTGTTCCCCTTGGTGTGATCGGCATCATTTATGAAGCAAGACCTAACGTCACCGTTGATGCAGCAGGTTTATGTCTCAAGACAGGCAACGCAGTCGTTCTGCGTGGCGGTTCTTCCGCTTTATTTTCCAACGAGAAAATCGTAGAAGTTCTTCATGGTGCGTTAAGCCGTTCAGCCATTCCCGCTGATGCACTTCAATTGATTCTAAGCGCAGACCGCAGCTCTGTGGATGAAATGCTGAAATTGAACGGTCTCATCGATGTGCTCATACCAAGAGGCGGACATTCACTCATTCAAAATGTTGTCAATAACGCCTCTGTTCCTGTCATTGAAACAGGTGCGGGTGTATGTCATACTTTTATAGATGAAAGTGCACAGCTCGATATGGCTGTTCGCATCGGTATTAATGCCAAAGCACAGCGTCCTTCTGTTTGTAATAGTATGGAAACATTGCTTGTGCATGAGTCTATTGCAGAAAAGCATTTAAGTGCCATAGCAGAGGCTTTCCAAGGTGCTCATGTAGCACTCAAAGGTAACGAACGAGCTCGTGAGTTAGTGCCGAATATGCAAGTTGCCGAAATCGAAGATTGGAAAACCGAATATGGGGACTACATTCTTAACATCAAAGTTGTGAAAGATCTCGATGAAGCCCTTGCTCACATTCGTGAATACGGCACGATGCATTCCGAGTGTATCGTGACGGAAGATGCGGCCAATGCCGAAAGATTCTTACAAGAAGTGGATGCAGCGGCTGTTTATCACAATGCTTCGACTCGCTTCACCGATGGTTTTGAATTCGGCTTCGGAGCGGAAATCGGCATCTCCACCCAAAAGCTTCACGCTCGCGGACCTATGGGTCTACCCGCATTAACTTCAACCAAATACCGCGTTTATGGAAGCGGACAAATACGCGAATAA